In Azospirillum ramasamyi, the following are encoded in one genomic region:
- the galE gene encoding UDP-glucose 4-epimerase GalE translates to MTTPKTILVTGGAGYVGSHCVAELLDHGHRVVVFDNLRQGHIAAVPPEAAFVQADLADEEALARVFAEWRFDAVFHFAALSVVGESMRDPHAYLHGNTVTSLNLIRAAVKAGVMKLVFSSTANLFGSPNRIPIDEDEAIDPGSPYGESKFMIERALHWADRCHGLRSACLRYFNAAGAHPNGKLGEDHSPETHLIPLVMDAATGKRTHIEIFGDDYDTRDGTCIRDYIHVCDLADAHLRVLDALEERSVRYNLGNGTGYSVREVISSVERITGRTVPVKIGPRRPGDLPVLIASSERIRRDLGWQPRYPELDSIIAGAWAWRSAHPHGFRGLAAAAE, encoded by the coding sequence ATGACGACTCCGAAGACCATCCTCGTCACCGGCGGCGCCGGCTATGTCGGCAGCCATTGCGTGGCGGAGCTTCTCGACCACGGCCATCGTGTCGTGGTGTTCGACAATCTGCGTCAGGGCCATATCGCCGCCGTTCCGCCCGAGGCCGCCTTCGTCCAGGCCGATCTCGCCGACGAGGAGGCGCTGGCCCGCGTCTTCGCGGAGTGGCGCTTCGACGCGGTGTTCCATTTCGCGGCATTGTCGGTGGTCGGCGAATCGATGCGCGACCCCCACGCCTATCTGCACGGCAACACCGTCACCTCGCTGAACCTGATCCGCGCCGCGGTGAAGGCCGGGGTGATGAAGCTGGTCTTCTCCTCCACCGCCAACCTGTTCGGTTCGCCCAACCGGATCCCCATCGACGAGGACGAGGCGATCGATCCCGGCAGCCCCTATGGCGAATCGAAGTTCATGATCGAGCGGGCCCTGCATTGGGCCGACCGCTGCCATGGTCTCCGTTCCGCCTGCCTGCGCTACTTCAATGCCGCCGGCGCGCATCCCAACGGCAAGCTGGGCGAGGACCACAGCCCGGAAACCCACCTGATCCCGCTGGTGATGGACGCCGCCACCGGCAAGCGCACGCACATCGAGATCTTCGGCGACGATTACGACACCCGCGACGGCACCTGCATCCGCGACTATATCCATGTCTGCGATCTGGCCGACGCCCATCTGCGGGTGCTGGACGCGCTGGAGGAACGGTCGGTCCGCTACAACCTGGGCAACGGCACCGGCTACAGCGTGCGCGAGGTGATCTCGTCGGTGGAGCGGATCACCGGCCGGACGGTGCCGGTGAAGATCGGCCCGCGGCGCCCCGGCGACCTGCCGGTGCTGATCGCCTCGTCGGAGCGCATTCGCCGCGACCTCGGCTGGCAACCGCGCTACCCGGAGCTGGACAGCATCATCGCCGGCGCCTGGGCCTGGCGCAGCGCGCATCCGCATGGGTTCCGCGGCCTCGCCGCCGCGGCGGAATAA
- a CDS encoding nucleotidyltransferase has translation MSELREGCATVSAEAEAFYTESLKLLTQSGIPFLLGGTYAVSAYTGINRPTKDIDIFCCGGDFPRILGHFQDHGFGTEIEDERWIGKVKHGDLFFDVIFNSAVAINPVNDRWFKEEHRAVICGADVRLVAPTEMIFSKSFVQMRHKYDGPDVAHLILKQHDKVDWKRLLAHMEQYWEVLLIHLLNFRFIYPTERDRVPGWLVAELLERMQERAKLPVAQTRICRGRLFSREDYLIDVTQWGFADVVGEEGTKEIPRESRNG, from the coding sequence ATGAGCGAACTCCGTGAGGGCTGCGCCACCGTCTCCGCGGAGGCCGAAGCCTTCTATACCGAAAGCCTCAAGCTTCTGACCCAGTCGGGAATACCGTTCCTCTTGGGCGGAACCTATGCGGTCAGCGCCTATACCGGGATCAACCGGCCGACCAAGGACATCGACATCTTCTGCTGCGGTGGCGACTTCCCGCGCATCCTGGGCCACTTCCAGGACCATGGCTTCGGAACGGAGATCGAGGACGAACGCTGGATCGGCAAGGTCAAGCATGGCGACCTGTTCTTCGACGTCATCTTCAATTCGGCCGTCGCCATCAATCCGGTCAACGACCGCTGGTTCAAGGAAGAACACCGCGCGGTGATCTGCGGCGCCGACGTGCGGCTGGTGGCGCCGACCGAAATGATCTTCTCCAAATCCTTCGTCCAGATGCGCCACAAATACGACGGCCCGGACGTGGCGCACCTTATCCTGAAGCAGCACGACAAGGTCGACTGGAAAAGACTGCTCGCCCATATGGAGCAGTATTGGGAGGTGCTGCTGATCCACCTCCTGAACTTCCGCTTCATCTACCCGACCGAGCGCGATCGCGTGCCCGGCTGGCTGGTTGCTGAACTGCTGGAGCGGATGCAGGAACGCGCCAAGCTGCCGGTCGCCCAGACCCGCATCTGCCGGGGCCGCCTGTTCTCCCGCGAGGATTATCTGATCGACGTCACCCAGTGGGGCTTCGCCGACGTCGTCGGGGAGGAGGGCACGAAGGAGATTCCAAGGGAGAGCAGGAATGGATGA
- a CDS encoding nitrate regulatory protein produces the protein MATQRESKDSRAGAAAVRFLRAAKLCRIRDVEQLLAVSALVRDMGGLIHALQKERGASSVYLGSGGMRFAEDRARWQADAKALEAVLRDRLDLVDRQLDRLSSGAQFYNRVAIALHALDGLPALREQVASLALVPQDAVKSFSDIVGHLLAVVFEAADIAADPAISRALVALFNIVQGKEFAGQERATASAGFSRGRFDGVEHGRLARLIDAQNRAFRIVAEFADPAHGAAFRAALSDPAVAEVERMRAVALGDGARHGELSGITPEAWFEQATRRMDLLKTVEDRLTEDLRLLCEAKLAQARADLEQADPRGHDAVMPVAMVLVDADPALPGQEGAGLYAPDGLRPKLMRSVLDVVQAQSQRLRDVSLELETAKAALHERKVIDRAKGLLMSTRNLSEEEAYKLIRKTAMNQNKRIIEVAEAILSMSDILRGVTAGGGAAGG, from the coding sequence ATGGCTACGCAGCGGGAAAGCAAGGACAGCAGGGCGGGTGCCGCGGCCGTGCGGTTTCTGCGCGCCGCCAAGCTGTGCCGCATCCGCGACGTCGAACAGCTTCTGGCCGTCAGCGCCCTGGTCCGCGACATGGGCGGGCTGATCCACGCGCTCCAGAAGGAACGCGGCGCGTCCTCCGTCTATCTCGGCTCCGGCGGAATGCGCTTCGCCGAGGATCGCGCCCGCTGGCAGGCCGACGCCAAGGCGCTGGAAGCGGTCCTGCGCGACCGGCTCGACCTTGTGGACCGGCAGCTCGACCGCCTCAGTTCGGGCGCCCAGTTCTACAACCGCGTCGCCATCGCCCTGCATGCGCTTGACGGGCTGCCGGCGCTGCGGGAGCAGGTGGCGTCGCTGGCGCTGGTACCGCAGGACGCGGTGAAGTCCTTTTCCGACATCGTCGGCCATCTGCTGGCCGTGGTGTTCGAGGCGGCGGACATCGCCGCCGACCCGGCGATCTCCCGCGCGCTGGTGGCGCTGTTCAACATCGTGCAGGGCAAGGAATTCGCCGGGCAGGAGCGGGCGACGGCCAGCGCCGGCTTCTCGCGCGGGCGGTTCGACGGGGTGGAGCATGGCCGGTTGGCCCGGCTGATCGACGCGCAGAACCGCGCCTTCCGCATCGTCGCGGAATTCGCCGATCCTGCCCACGGCGCCGCCTTCCGCGCCGCCCTGTCGGACCCGGCGGTGGCGGAGGTGGAGCGGATGCGCGCGGTGGCGCTCGGCGACGGCGCCCGTCATGGCGAGCTGTCGGGCATCACGCCGGAAGCCTGGTTCGAGCAGGCCACACGGCGCATGGATCTGCTGAAGACGGTGGAAGACCGGCTGACCGAGGATCTGCGCCTGCTGTGCGAAGCGAAGCTGGCGCAGGCGCGCGCCGATCTGGAGCAGGCCGACCCGCGCGGACATGATGCGGTGATGCCGGTGGCGATGGTGCTGGTCGACGCCGATCCCGCCCTGCCCGGACAGGAGGGCGCCGGGCTCTATGCGCCTGACGGGCTGCGGCCGAAGCTGATGCGCTCCGTACTCGACGTCGTGCAGGCCCAGTCGCAGCGTCTGCGCGACGTCAGCCTGGAGTTGGAAACCGCCAAGGCGGCGCTGCACGAGCGCAAGGTGATCGACCGCGCCAAGGGCCTGCTGATGTCCACCCGCAACCTGTCGGAGGAGGAGGCCTACAAGCTGATCCGCAAGACGGCGATGAACCAGAACAAGCGCATCATCGAGGTCGCCGAGGCGATCCTCAGCATGTCCGACATCCTGCGCGGCGTGACGGCTGGCGGCGGGGCGGCGGGCGGCTGA
- a CDS encoding DUF2336 domain-containing protein gives MPDASPKPDAPNPNTLSSQDVERLLTSPTAETRIETMNKLFHDLEAGALSPAERSLAIEVVHCFAGDAQVAVREAVAWQLRNSPLLTGELAERLVRDVGRVAFPILRDAAGLTDDLLLDVLSDPDSGKHVAVASRSKVSARVSGAIAERGNVVAVTALLRNDGAEVPESAMHRALDRFGRVRMVSEAAATRPGLSLAMVERVVAFVSDSMRTTLMQAHGLSRELVERLVERGREAATMRLLRPVLRGAEDIDAVIQWLHTNRRLTPVLLFRALCAGDLPLFVAGMALRAGIPAENARRLAWDDGELGMAALMKKASVAPGLTYPFQVAVGVAKRMEYEGEESRREDFQSEVISELFTACTPTNDWMVDDLLLQLFDQKSEEVIDRALDQAGLPFSPVRTMQ, from the coding sequence ATGCCAGACGCCTCCCCCAAGCCGGACGCGCCCAACCCGAACACCCTGTCGTCGCAGGATGTGGAACGCCTGCTGACCTCGCCCACCGCGGAAACGCGGATCGAGACGATGAACAAGCTGTTCCACGATCTGGAGGCCGGCGCGCTCAGCCCGGCGGAACGGTCGCTGGCGATCGAGGTGGTGCATTGCTTCGCCGGCGACGCCCAGGTGGCGGTGCGCGAAGCGGTGGCCTGGCAGCTGCGCAACAGCCCCCTGCTGACCGGGGAGCTGGCCGAAAGGCTGGTCCGCGACGTCGGGCGGGTGGCCTTCCCGATCCTGCGCGACGCGGCGGGACTGACCGACGACCTGCTGCTGGACGTGCTGTCCGATCCCGATTCCGGCAAGCATGTGGCGGTCGCCAGCCGGTCGAAGGTCTCGGCCCGCGTGTCGGGCGCCATCGCGGAACGGGGCAACGTCGTCGCCGTCACCGCCCTGCTGCGCAACGACGGCGCCGAGGTGCCGGAGAGCGCCATGCACCGCGCGCTCGACCGCTTCGGCCGGGTCCGCATGGTCAGCGAGGCGGCGGCGACCCGCCCCGGCCTGTCGCTGGCGATGGTGGAGCGGGTGGTCGCCTTCGTGTCGGACAGCATGCGCACCACCCTGATGCAGGCGCACGGCCTGTCGCGCGAACTGGTGGAACGGCTGGTTGAGCGCGGGCGGGAGGCGGCGACCATGCGGCTGCTGCGCCCGGTGCTGCGCGGGGCGGAGGACATCGACGCGGTGATCCAATGGCTGCACACCAACCGCCGCCTGACGCCGGTGCTGCTGTTCCGGGCGCTGTGCGCCGGCGACCTGCCGCTGTTCGTCGCCGGCATGGCGCTGCGCGCCGGCATTCCGGCGGAGAACGCCCGCCGGCTGGCCTGGGACGACGGCGAATTGGGCATGGCGGCGCTGATGAAGAAGGCGTCCGTCGCTCCCGGCCTGACCTATCCCTTCCAGGTCGCGGTCGGCGTCGCCAAGCGGATGGAGTATGAGGGCGAGGAGAGCCGCCGCGAGGATTTCCAGTCGGAGGTCATCAGCGAACTGTTCACCGCCTGCACCCCAACCAACGACTGGATGGTCGACGACCTGCTTCTGCAGCTGTTCGACCAGAAGTCGGAGGAGGTCATCGACCGGGCGCTGGATCAGGCCGGCCTGCCCTTCTCGCCGGTGCGCACGATGCAGTGA
- a CDS encoding type I secretion system permease/ATPase: MSSVDRPLLTQAYRKIGHGLLLAGILSLFVNVLMLVVPLFTMQVYDRVMSSRSLETLTMLAIIAVGALALYGVLDFIRARAFLVTSAVIAHRFNVPALEASIVDALSGGPRNAAQTMRDLNDLRSFMTSSAVTAPLELMWAPIFLVILFLLHPIYGFLAIGAALILMVMGVLTDALTRRPMAEANEASARVFADIAGTVRHAEAIEAMGMLPALARRWQAAQSGSAGMIDRGATTSRALAAASRSVRMMLQVGVIAAGATLVIDNQVTPGSMMAASLITGRMLQPFEQLVDGWRQWVKALESHRRIRDLLNNGASARSTMPLPTPQGTLTVDRVSHVPAGLNRPVLRNVSFSAEAGEVIGIIGPSGAGKSTLARLLVGVWQPTAGGIYLDGTSTYLWERESFGKYVGYVPQSVALLDGTIGENIARMASADPAEIVRAARLAGVHEMIGRLPFGYDTPVGESAFSLSGGQRQRIALARALFGRPRLLVLDEPNSNLDHEGEQALLSAVHKVKADGTTVVMIAHRPSIVAVADKLVVMKEGVVEHFGARADVLKLVQPGGVPAGVTRLVRSGEQR, encoded by the coding sequence ATGAGTTCCGTGGATCGGCCCCTGCTGACCCAAGCCTACCGGAAGATCGGGCATGGCCTGCTGCTGGCCGGCATCCTCAGTCTGTTCGTGAATGTCCTGATGCTGGTGGTTCCGCTTTTCACCATGCAGGTCTACGACCGGGTGATGAGCAGCCGCAGCCTGGAAACGCTGACGATGCTGGCGATCATCGCGGTGGGGGCGCTGGCTCTCTACGGCGTGCTGGACTTCATCCGGGCCCGCGCCTTCCTGGTGACGAGCGCGGTGATCGCCCACCGCTTCAACGTGCCGGCGCTGGAGGCGTCCATCGTCGATGCGCTGTCCGGCGGGCCGCGCAACGCGGCGCAGACCATGCGCGACCTGAACGACCTGCGCTCCTTCATGACCAGCAGCGCGGTGACGGCGCCGCTGGAACTGATGTGGGCGCCGATCTTCCTGGTGATCCTGTTCCTTCTTCATCCGATCTACGGCTTCCTCGCCATCGGCGCGGCGTTGATCCTGATGGTGATGGGGGTGCTGACCGACGCGCTGACCCGGCGGCCGATGGCCGAGGCGAACGAGGCGTCGGCCCGCGTCTTCGCCGACATCGCCGGCACCGTCCGCCATGCCGAGGCCATCGAGGCGATGGGCATGCTGCCGGCGCTGGCGCGGCGCTGGCAGGCGGCGCAGAGCGGATCGGCCGGCATGATCGACCGCGGCGCCACCACGTCGCGGGCGCTGGCCGCGGCCTCGCGCTCGGTGCGCATGATGCTGCAGGTGGGCGTGATCGCCGCCGGCGCCACGCTGGTCATCGACAATCAGGTGACCCCCGGCAGCATGATGGCGGCCAGCCTCATCACCGGGCGGATGCTGCAACCCTTCGAACAGCTGGTCGACGGCTGGCGCCAGTGGGTCAAGGCGCTCGAGTCGCACCGCCGCATCCGCGACCTGCTGAACAACGGCGCCTCCGCCCGCTCCACCATGCCGCTGCCGACGCCGCAGGGGACGCTGACGGTCGACCGGGTCAGCCATGTGCCGGCCGGCCTGAACCGCCCGGTGCTGCGCAACGTTTCCTTCTCCGCCGAGGCGGGGGAGGTGATCGGCATCATCGGCCCGTCGGGAGCCGGCAAGTCGACGCTGGCCCGCCTGCTGGTCGGCGTCTGGCAGCCGACAGCCGGCGGAATCTATCTGGACGGCACCAGCACCTATCTGTGGGAGCGCGAGAGCTTCGGCAAATATGTCGGCTATGTGCCGCAGTCGGTCGCGCTGCTCGACGGCACCATCGGCGAGAACATCGCCCGCATGGCCAGCGCCGATCCGGCGGAGATCGTCCGCGCCGCCCGTCTGGCCGGCGTGCACGAGATGATCGGCCGCCTGCCCTTCGGCTACGATACGCCGGTGGGCGAAAGCGCCTTCTCGCTGTCCGGCGGACAGAGGCAGCGCATCGCGCTGGCCCGCGCCCTGTTCGGCCGGCCGCGGCTGCTGGTGCTGGACGAGCCCAATTCGAACCTCGACCATGAGGGCGAGCAGGCCCTGCTGAGCGCCGTTCACAAGGTGAAGGCCGACGGCACCACCGTGGTGATGATCGCCCACCGTCCCTCCATCGTCGCGGTGGCCGACAAGCTGGTGGTGATGAAGGAGGGCGTCGTCGAGCATTTCGGCGCCCGCGCCGATGTCCTGAAACTGGTGCAGCCGGGTGGGGTTCCCGCCGGCGTGACCCGCCTCGTCCGCAGCGGAGAGCAACGATGA
- a CDS encoding alpha-hydroxy acid oxidase, with amino-acid sequence MPSSRPPSRWANLFTDRPVTCIEDLRQLAEWRVPRMFYDYADSGSYTESTYRANESDFGRIKLRQRVAVDMTNRTLASTMVGQPVAMPVALAPTGLTGMQHADGEILAARAAARAGVPFTLSTMSICSIEDVAENTDKPFWFQLYVMRDRDFIVRLIDRAKAAGCSALVLTLDLQILGQRHKDIKNGLSTPPKLTIGNILDMATKPRWSMNMLRTKRRTFRNIVGHASGVSNLSSLSSWTAEQFDPTLNWDDVRRIRDRWGGKLILKGILDAEDAVMAAETGADALIVSNHGGRQLDGAISSIAALPAIVKAVGDRIEVLMDGGIRSGQDVVKALALGAKGTFIGRAFLYGLGAGGEAGVSQCLEIIRKEMDVTMAMCGLRDIRHVTSNILAGKPDFGV; translated from the coding sequence ATGCCCTCGTCGCGACCGCCATCGCGCTGGGCGAACCTGTTCACCGACCGGCCTGTCACCTGCATCGAGGATCTGCGGCAGCTGGCGGAATGGCGCGTGCCGCGGATGTTCTACGATTACGCGGATTCCGGCTCCTACACCGAGTCGACCTACCGCGCCAACGAATCGGACTTCGGCCGGATCAAGCTGCGCCAGCGCGTGGCGGTGGACATGACCAACCGGACGCTGGCCAGCACCATGGTCGGCCAGCCGGTGGCGATGCCGGTGGCACTGGCCCCGACCGGCCTGACCGGCATGCAGCATGCCGACGGCGAGATCCTGGCCGCCCGCGCCGCTGCCAGGGCCGGCGTCCCCTTCACGCTGTCGACCATGAGCATCTGCTCGATCGAGGACGTGGCGGAGAACACCGACAAGCCGTTCTGGTTCCAGCTCTACGTCATGCGCGACCGCGACTTCATCGTCAGGCTGATCGACCGGGCCAAGGCGGCCGGCTGCTCGGCGCTGGTGCTGACGCTGGACCTGCAGATCCTCGGCCAGCGCCACAAGGACATCAAGAACGGACTGTCCACCCCGCCGAAGCTGACCATCGGCAACATCCTGGACATGGCGACCAAGCCGCGCTGGTCCATGAACATGCTGCGCACCAAGCGCCGCACCTTCCGCAACATCGTCGGCCACGCCTCCGGCGTCAGCAACCTGTCGTCGCTGTCCTCCTGGACGGCGGAGCAGTTCGACCCGACGCTGAACTGGGACGACGTGCGCCGCATCCGCGACCGCTGGGGCGGCAAGCTGATCCTGAAGGGCATCCTCGACGCGGAAGACGCGGTGATGGCGGCGGAAACCGGGGCCGACGCGCTGATCGTTTCCAACCATGGCGGCCGTCAGCTGGACGGCGCCATCTCCTCCATCGCAGCGCTGCCGGCCATCGTCAAGGCGGTGGGCGACCGGATCGAGGTGCTGATGGACGGCGGCATCCGTTCCGGCCAGGACGTGGTGAAGGCATTGGCGCTGGGCGCCAAGGGCACCTTCATCGGCCGCGCCTTCCTCTACGGCCTGGGAGCCGGCGGCGAGGCCGGCGTGTCCCAGTGCCTGGAGATCATCCGCAAGGAGATGGACGTCACCATGGCGATGTGCGGCCTGCGCGACATCCGGCATGTGACGTCCAACATCCTGGCCGGGAAGCCCGATTTCGGGGTCTGA
- a CDS encoding winged helix DNA-binding protein has product MSNLNWDDDDAPESGPDGKPGGDPARKPGEELDLADFHGMARLIERMHRRYLDVVRVGLSKQGVEDIGPVQALMVMLIGEDELSVRDLMERGYYLGSNASYSLKILVDAGYINRAANQRDRRTARLQLTDKGRELWEGLRRMEQAQAEALVRNETEARDLKASYRTLRRLDRLWGDMVRYSCLDFD; this is encoded by the coding sequence ATGAGCAACCTGAACTGGGACGACGACGACGCGCCCGAATCGGGGCCCGACGGCAAGCCGGGCGGTGATCCCGCCCGGAAGCCCGGCGAGGAACTCGACCTCGCCGACTTCCACGGCATGGCGCGCCTGATCGAGCGGATGCACCGGCGTTATCTGGACGTCGTCCGCGTCGGTCTGTCCAAGCAGGGCGTCGAGGACATCGGCCCGGTGCAGGCGCTGATGGTGATGCTGATCGGCGAGGACGAACTGTCGGTCCGCGACCTGATGGAGCGCGGCTATTACCTGGGCTCCAACGCGTCCTACAGCCTGAAGATCCTGGTCGATGCCGGTTACATCAACCGCGCCGCCAATCAGCGCGACCGCCGCACCGCGCGGCTCCAGCTGACCGACAAGGGGCGGGAACTGTGGGAGGGGCTGCGGCGGATGGAGCAGGCCCAGGCCGAGGCGCTGGTGCGCAACGAAACCGAGGCGCGCGACCTGAAGGCCAGCTACCGCACGCTCCGCCGGCTCGACCGGCTGTGGGGCGACATGGTCCGCTACTCCTGCCTCGATTTCGATTGA
- a CDS encoding hybrid sensor histidine kinase/response regulator, with the protein MAFLSGGAGELILAQDWTNTSLGPPELWPLPLKTIVGVMLGSAQPMFVVWGTERTLIYNTPYAEILADKHPLAMGKDFLDVWSEIRGDLEDIVAQAYRGEPVQMDDITLFMERRGYREEAHFSFSYSPLRVDVESVAGLFCACTEITERVMVQRRLMESEARARADAQRVQLALDAGAIIGTWFWHLPTDHVTADEQFARSFGLSPEVCRTGLGIEQVIATVHPDDKPGLMVAIAEVLEHGGAYAHQYRVLRQDGRYHWIEANGRVEQAPDGTPLSFPGILIDVESRRAAETALRESEERFRAAVQAVNGILWTNNADGEMQGAQPGWSALTGQSYDEYRGYGWAKAVHPDDTQPTIDAWKAAVAEGRTFIYEHRVRRHDGVWRRFSIRAVPLIDAGGAIREWVGVHTDVTEQREAAAVLERSREELERLVQERTIQLVQAQKMEVVGQLSGGMAHDFNNLLQGIGGCLAVLDRYVPDGPPRRLFTAAEEAITRGAQLTHSLLAFARRQMLTPKPTRLLSLLESMQPLLERTLGGLIHFDIDVPADTAPVMVDPAQLESAILNLAINARDAMPQGGVLTLRAGNASIGRQGEPGHPADLAPGDYVAITLADTGTGMDEPTLARAFEPFFTTKDIGRGSGLGLSMVYGMAVQSGGGVAIASEAGKGTAVTIFIPRAMEDEAMAAPPSPAAKPASRRIVLLADDDHLVRTGASAVLEMLGYDVLAAASGAEALKVLQEAEAVDVMITDYAMPGMSGVALIREARRLAPGLPILLITGYADQPEGVERCTVLHKPFRPQALAEQLAILLSTG; encoded by the coding sequence TTGGCATTCCTGAGCGGTGGCGCCGGCGAACTCATTCTGGCGCAGGACTGGACGAACACATCCCTGGGTCCGCCGGAGCTTTGGCCACTGCCGCTCAAGACGATCGTCGGCGTCATGCTCGGCTCCGCCCAGCCGATGTTCGTCGTCTGGGGAACGGAGCGCACGCTGATCTACAACACGCCTTATGCCGAAATCCTCGCCGACAAGCATCCGCTGGCGATGGGAAAGGATTTTCTCGATGTCTGGAGCGAGATACGCGGCGATCTCGAGGATATCGTAGCCCAGGCATATCGCGGTGAACCGGTGCAGATGGACGACATCACGCTCTTCATGGAGCGCCGCGGCTACCGGGAAGAAGCCCATTTCTCCTTTTCCTACTCACCGCTCAGGGTAGACGTCGAGTCGGTCGCCGGCTTGTTCTGCGCCTGCACCGAGATCACCGAACGGGTGATGGTGCAGCGCCGGCTGATGGAAAGCGAGGCCCGCGCCCGTGCCGATGCCCAGCGCGTGCAGCTTGCCCTCGATGCGGGCGCCATCATCGGCACCTGGTTCTGGCATCTGCCGACCGACCATGTCACGGCGGACGAACAGTTCGCCCGATCCTTCGGCCTCTCCCCGGAGGTCTGCAGAACGGGTCTCGGCATCGAACAGGTCATCGCGACGGTCCATCCCGACGACAAGCCCGGGCTGATGGTGGCGATCGCCGAGGTGCTCGAACACGGCGGGGCATATGCGCATCAATACCGGGTGCTCCGCCAGGACGGGCGTTACCATTGGATCGAAGCGAACGGCCGGGTAGAGCAGGCTCCCGACGGCACGCCGCTGAGCTTTCCCGGCATCCTCATCGACGTGGAGAGCCGCAGGGCTGCGGAAACGGCATTGCGCGAAAGCGAGGAGCGCTTCCGGGCCGCCGTTCAGGCCGTCAACGGCATCCTGTGGACCAACAACGCAGATGGAGAGATGCAGGGCGCGCAGCCCGGCTGGTCCGCGCTCACCGGGCAGTCTTATGACGAGTACCGCGGCTATGGCTGGGCCAAGGCCGTTCACCCCGACGACACCCAGCCGACCATCGACGCCTGGAAAGCGGCGGTGGCGGAAGGACGGACCTTCATTTACGAACATCGGGTGCGGCGTCATGACGGCGTCTGGCGCCGTTTCAGCATCCGCGCCGTCCCGCTGATCGATGCCGGCGGGGCGATCCGCGAGTGGGTCGGCGTCCATACCGACGTGACCGAGCAGCGCGAGGCCGCGGCCGTTCTGGAACGCTCGCGCGAGGAACTGGAGCGGTTGGTCCAGGAACGCACCATCCAGCTGGTGCAGGCGCAGAAGATGGAGGTCGTCGGGCAGCTCAGCGGCGGCATGGCGCATGATTTCAACAACCTGCTCCAGGGGATCGGCGGCTGTCTCGCCGTGCTGGACAGGTATGTTCCCGACGGCCCTCCGCGCCGGCTTTTCACCGCCGCGGAGGAAGCCATCACTCGCGGCGCCCAGCTGACGCATTCGCTGCTCGCCTTCGCCCGGCGCCAGATGCTGACGCCGAAGCCGACACGGCTGCTTTCCCTCCTCGAAAGCATGCAGCCGTTGCTGGAACGCACGCTGGGCGGTCTGATCCACTTCGACATCGACGTGCCGGCCGACACGGCGCCGGTGATGGTCGATCCGGCACAACTGGAATCGGCGATCCTCAATCTCGCCATCAACGCCAGGGACGCGATGCCCCAGGGCGGGGTCCTGACGCTGCGCGCCGGGAATGCCTCCATCGGGCGGCAGGGCGAGCCGGGGCACCCGGCGGATCTGGCGCCCGGCGATTATGTGGCGATCACCCTGGCCGATACCGGGACCGGCATGGACGAGCCGACGCTGGCCAGGGCCTTCGAACCCTTCTTCACCACCAAGGATATCGGCAGGGGTTCGGGCCTTGGGCTGTCGATGGTCTATGGAATGGCTGTCCAGTCCGGCGGCGGGGTGGCGATCGCCAGCGAGGCCGGCAAGGGCACCGCCGTGACCATCTTCATTCCCCGCGCCATGGAGGACGAGGCGATGGCGGCGCCGCCGTCACCCGCGGCGAAGCCGGCGAGCCGCAGGATCGTGCTGCTGGCCGATGACGACCATCTGGTCCGGACCGGCGCCTCGGCCGTGCTGGAGATGCTCGGCTACGACGTGCTCGCCGCCGCGAGCGGAGCGGAGGCACTGAAGGTTCTGCAGGAGGCGGAGGCGGTCGACGTCATGATCACCGACTACGCCATGCCCGGAATGAGCGGCGTCGCCCTGATCCGGGAGGCGCGGAGACTGGCGCCGGGGCTGCCTATCCTGCTCATCACCGGATACGCGGACCAGCCGGAGGGAGTCGAGCGCTGCACCGTTCTGCACAAGCCCTTCCGGCCGCAGGCGCTCGCCGAGCAGCTCGCCATCCTTCTGAGTACTGGCTGA